gagtttttcttTCTGTTGTTTCTATGGTTTTTTGTTCTGCATATTTCAATTACTCTCTCTTGCAGCGGAACCACCACGACCACTAGGGGCCACTGCCGCGTTAAATTATGGGCTTCAATCGTTGTCTAAAACGTTCTGTACTCATGGCAAGTTATTCTAGGTTTTATTCCATATTCAGATCATCCCCAATTTCGAAAGTTTAGGGAATTGGTTCATTTCCGTGTTGCATGTTTAACATTCTTCTGTGTGATGCTGAGTTGAGGCTATACGAACTGGAATCGTTGAGGGTAGGCTTGAATTTGGCCGAATTTGGGTAAGAACCGTTAAAATCTAATCCTAATTTTCTATAAAATTCCCTgtatatttattatttgtttccaacagCAGGTAATCAGGAGTTTTATTTGATCTTCTCTATGCAGAACCAGAAAGACCTTGGACAGATCCCACCAGAGCACTCTGTTACCCCTTTGTTACATGATTTCGTATATCCGCTATATGCTATCTCCCGAATGCTTATCCACCTACTGCCTATTACCATGGAGGTAAAACTTTCATTATATTGTGCATTAAGTTTATAACTaactttatattttgttttcttcctaTAGAAGGCACCCTTCTCAACAGCAAAAGTCAATTAGTTTTAACAACTATGAAAGCTCTTAAAAAATCATATCAAGGGTTGTAACAACATTGATAGCCAGTAGAAAAATAAGAACAATTTCTTTCTTCATAATAATTATTACCATAAATCATTGGTCTacaatatttcttttcttttgcaaTTATTGCTTTCTTTGCTTGAATGAATTTGTACTTTTTTCCCTTTGCAAATATGAATCTTTGCCATTTGTAAATGTTTTTATGCataatttacaaagtttattTTCTGGAAATTCTGTAGTCTATGCATATTCGTTGAATAATATGTGACGATTCCATTACAGCACCGCAGGGCATGCGGCTTCTGGAACCGGTGAGAAATTGCAGCTCCCCTGGGCTCGATCCATTTTGGATTTGGGGGGTCTAATttggaggaaaagaaaagaaataaaatttgggttttggattGATGTggtgtttaattttatttaatttttattcttgcatgtttgatttgttttgaattttttcatgtttgatttttttttttttaaaattttcactgTTTGTTTTGTTCATTGCAGGCTTACAATGTTTGATTAATTTCTATGGGGTGAGTTGTTAATTTTTCCTCTATTTATTCATGTTGTTTTATGAATGCTTAAATATTCTGTATCTAATCTTATTAACTCTTTGAGTGTATTTTTAACAATGGTTGTCACTATTTTTTCCTGTTAATTTTTAAGTCTCTGTGTTTTTCACTGCAAACTTTGGACATCGATCTGTTTTGTTGGTGGTTTGATGTGTTTTGTGTTGTGTTTTTCAGTCATTTGACTCAATTCATATGATTAATTCACATGGTTTTCATGCCATATTGGTTGAATTTATTATAACtatatttgattttgttgcaGCGATATCCTCATATAAAAAAGAAGTGGAAGCTTTACAGGACATTAACCAATCAGTTGAGATATTAGTTCGTTTACTTTCTGCCGTCTCTGGTTGGAGTGAGAAAATGTTTAGGTACTTTATAGTTTTGAATTTGTAGTTAGGAAGATTTAACAATAcctttttttgtttgctttACTTTGTTACGTCTTGATAAATGCAGGTTCAGCAACAGGTTGCTGAAATTATCACTTATATAGCCTCCACTGCAAAATAGTAGTACTTTTGGTTTGCTTACTGTGTCTCCTTCACTGTTTCTATTTTGTGGATGTACAAATAGATGTCAACCCTAGCATTTAATGGTGTTGTTCACTTTGATAGGTATATGTGAACGGCTCGCAGATATCAGACCCTTAAAAATGCCATGAAGTGCCTTACGGCTTTCTCCTAATCCGTAGGTCcatgatttatttttgaaagtgGAAGTTCTGGTgtgatatttttatttctcatcaTCTTCAGTGCAAAAGTTTGTGtgcaagtttttttttgtagttttatCCTGAGTAAAGGTTGCTAATCTTTTATTGATGAGTGTGTGCTATTTGGTCTCCAATGATTGTTTATATTTACCAAGGGTATAATGAGAGGAAAATCCCATTCCAATAACTTGGAATGAACCTCTACCAAATTGTAGGGAATCCAATTAAGATGCTTAAGTCTCTGGGTGGAACTCCCACACCTGGGACTTGCAGCCATGTTTCCCTTAAGCAATAGGGACGGGATGCACGAGATGCAGCAGTTGGAAACATGGCTGCAAGTCTCAGGTGTGGGAGTTCCACCCAGAGACTGGAACACCAGAAGAGGTTCAGCAAATTGAAGATGCCCACAAGGATTTCTGAAACAACCGTTTCGAAAGGTGGCACAGCTCAGACCACATGAAAATTCCTGTTCTttcatttgggtttttcttaatttttcaattcattGGTACTTTTTTCTCAAGAAAGTGAATATACTGCATATGGGTGGGAAAAgggtatttatttatttagttactGAAATTTGAATGTAGACTGTTCAAATTATGGTTGCGGTGTTCTGGATCATTGAATTATGTATAAAATCAGTCAGAACTGTGCTCAATTTGATAATGTTGAACAATTTGGTCGGGTTTTCACACAGTATTGTAGGATTGTGTAGTGTTAGGCATTGCAAGTCTGAATGATGTTTTCCATTCGTGTGATCTGTGTTGAGATACTGTGCAATCCACTTGAGCTCTTTGAGTGTTTTTGTATGAGACTTATAGTTGTCAGAGAGTTTAACCATCCTTTGAATTAGTGTCCTCGATCATGCCTAATTTGTTAAACCCTTTCCAATATAAGCAAAGAATTTTAATGGTTTCAGGCCAAATCATGAGTTTTTGACGTTAACATGTTTTGTAACACTACTTTCCATGTAATCCAGAAGATGAAAACACAGAGAATCTGTATATCATGGTTAAATTTTATGAATAAGTCTTGACATTCCAAATGACTGCTGCATTTTCATTTCGGAACTTCATAGCCTTAGTAAAATGAATTAACCAagattgtttttttctttattgtttGGTCCATTTGGTAAGTGACTGACTAAGTATTACTTACCAATTGCAACAGATCATTGCACTTTCAACTACTGGATGTCTGAATGCTGTGTTATGGTGCATATATCTCTTATAATCATTAGGTAAGAATGGTTTTCATGAATTAATGCTTTTTAAGAAAGCTTTCATTTCGGTATAGAAAAATGAATAAATTCATTTGCAGAATGAAGATGGGGATGGCGTCTGCATATTGAGGGGCCAAATAGCATGATTGTGGACTGTTTTGGTTCTTTATTGAACATTAGGATGTAAataaattttgacatggattgCACATTTAACATAGTTTTAAAACCCGCAGCATCGCGCGGGTTCAATTTCTAGTAATATCAAAACCCCAAGGTGTAAAACCTATTTCACTTAGTTCTCTGTTCTCACCCATTCCGGCCGTCTTCAGCTCCTCTTTGCTTACTCTCTCACCCCAACTCCAACGACCAACCACTGGTGGTTGCCAGCGACAGCGACAACCACTCTCCTTCGTCTTCCTTTCTTGGCCACTCTCCTCTCTCTAACATAACGGGACCCAAATTAGGGAAAGAGAGATTCGGTTTTCTATCGAGTTCTTCAGGCGACAACAAGGTACTTATTTGTTTCCCTACATTTCTTTAATTGTCTTTTGGATTTTCCTCTTCAGTTCGTTATTTGGTTGCCAAGCTTAGACACCCAGTTATCAATTTCCTTTATCTTTCGAAAATCAATGAATAATGGGTGAAACTGTACAGTTTTAACCAGATCCACAGAATgtgaaactttaattttaatttgctACTATTTCATTGCCTTGGATTTTTGTCACTGTTAGTGGCGACCAAAAAAAGCAATGAGCGGATGGACATGGGAAGTACAGAACTTTCTGGATGAATGTTAAGAGTGTATGATCACCTTCATACGCTCAAACCCAATCTGATAGGATTGaagtttcttttcaaattttttctatcgttttttttctaaatttggttttgaatttgcAGGTTCTTGCCTCCAGCAGCCCTCTGCCCGCACATCCGCACTCAGTAGCCTCTAATTTGGgtaaattttggttttgatttttctAGATCTATATGTATTTGTGcctagccgaccccacttagtgggaaaaggctttgttgttgttgtatatgtaTTTGTGCCTGGCTGTTTAATTCTATGATTGAGGATTTTTAACTagatttattattatatatggaggatttttaatcaatttttctatttgctttttattttccgtatttttctttttactgtGAATTGTAGGATGAAATTATTTTTCTAGAATGCTTCTGTTTTTCATGCAGGATGAAAACATACATAATTGTTTTAGTTACCACTTCATACTCTGCAGTCAACCATGATCGGTGTTATTGAAATCTACTCCCTCATTGGGTCCGCCATGGCCGGAAAAACTTCCGACTGGGTCGGCCGCCGCTACACCATAGTCATCTCCGGAGCGATTTTCTTCATCGGAGCGATTCTCATGGGGTTCTCCGCCAACTACACCTTCCTCATGTGCGGCCGCTTTGTCGCCGGCATCGGAGTCGGCTACGCCCTCACGATTGCTCCCGTCTACAGCGCCGAGGTCTCTCCGACGTCGTCTCGCGGCTTCCTCACGTCTTTCCCAGAGGTTAGCTAGGCTGCCCCATTTAATATTTGACTTAACTTTCCAATTATGCCCTTTGGAGTGGTTAGAATAATTTTTCCTTTCTTAACgtaaaagttttgtgttttgtgttttgtgtttggTTTTTGGTGTTGAATCCTAGATGACCATATGTacacatgtttttattttttatacaatgaTATTGAATATTAGAAAAGGTGATTTAGGCTTAGTCATTGAGTCtgtcattctttttttttcttttttttatttttttatttttataaagcaGTATTATCTAGACCTagcattttggacccaacccgttaacccgacccgacccaacctgttaatatttgtatttggatggatgcttaacgggtcgggtaacaacccgttaaataacgggtcactttgggtcaacccgttagacccgttaggaCCCGTTAATACtcgttagttgaggatattttagtaattttagtaaagtcttaacactcgttaacgggtcgggttcgggtgatccgttagcttaacgggttgggttcgggtgaccctttaacttaacgggtcgggttcaacccgacccgtttacaggtttATATATGTGTGTTCTTACTTTGTCCACTCCTTTTTGTCTCatacccgacccgtttacaggtttatatatatgtgttcttACTTTGTCCACTCCTTTTTgtctcatatatatattttttttttgtgcataATTGTTCATGTGTCACAAATCATTGAGGCAGATTTTTTAATTATCAATTTTGGCGTGCTGTGAAAAAGAAAGATAACAATATATACGGTGATATGTGACATTTGAGAATAATTCGTAGGCAAGGGGTCCATCGGAAAAGAGGACCATATAATCCAACACTTATCCTACAATACTAGTTGTGTATGGTTCAATTTTAGTAGGTTCAGTCTAACTTGTCCTAACTTAATTCAACTCGTTATTCGATACCTAACCTCAAATCTAAATTATTAATTCCTATTGGATTAGGTGTAGAGTTTCTACTTATGTGTCTCGGTTCGaaactctccctttctctcaaTTAATGTAATAGTTTCAAACTCTTCCCTCACTCCATAATAAtagtaattttttcttttttaaggaCATGATAGAATGCATGTGAGGTAAGTTTTTTTGAGGTCGTGATTTAGAAAGGGAAAAATGTTGTGTGGTGCTATCTAATTTGGAGTGCaacttcaactttcttcatgtaagagaaagaaaaaagaaacaaagaagcaATAATGAGTGATGGATTGCCCTGGCATTCTTAGTCAACCAATTGTCTCAAGTTCAAACCCTTCTCCCTTCACTAGCGTAGATTAGTAGCGTTTTGTAATATACttcaatatttttctttcttgtgttttttgGGAATCTACATTTGGATCCTTTCGGATGTTTGGCTAActcattttttatattaattttcaattacaGGTTGGTACTTGGTACTTCCAACCCTTTTGTTAGCTCATATGGGTAATTGCCTTTTGTTGTGATGGATTTTTGTTTGAGATTTTAGTTGGGATTCTTGTTTCTTACTAAGTCTACTTGTTTtgctttatatataaattagTCGTCATTTGGGATTTGAATATTTGGGTCTCACTGTTTTTTAGGAATGGTCTCTGTGTTCGGTTAGGTCCACTAATATGGAAAAAAAGGTCCAACTAGCTTGGCTAGCAAATAACTTGTGTGAATCCATTTCTGTCTTTTGCAGGTTAATCATGGTATTTCCATGTGCTGTTACAAATATATACCGGTAAAGTGGTTTAATAACTTAAATAGGTGTTAATATGTATACCTTTTGGTCAAGTGTACTGTAGAAGGGATATATCTTGTGTATCAACACTTTTTTTCTTGCTATAATGTTTTCTGTAAGTTATGCACTTGAACAACATTTGGGTTACCTAACCGTTTTGTTCGAGTGAAACACTTCTTGATATGTCTACTGGAATGGATTACAAAATGAAAAGTGGTGATGCAGCTGGAGCTTTAAAGATTGAACCTATTCAAAGGGCTAGTTTCTTCTACGTTGCCTATTATTGATGCTACAGATTTTGTAGCAGACAACTCCTATTCAATATTTTTAGTTATGATATTATCTTGTGCAAGCTACAATTGGGATATATTGTAGGTTACTGTGGACATGTTACTGTAAAAACTACCCATATTTGAAttataagaattttttttcattgagTTTCATAGTATGTACTTGCCATATACAGAATTATATTAAGCTGAAATgctagtttaattactaaaatgataaaatgtaaaagaataaATGGATTAAAATATAGTATAAACAATTTAAAGAAGCATGTGACGATGTACCTATTCATCACATAATTTTAGGATTTCTGACGCTTATAACGTAATAAATTGAGTCAAGATTGGCATTTGGGCTTGAAAATATGTGAGGAATCGGGCGTCACGTATGCTAAAAACAGGTGACGAATCACAAATTCATCACATATACTATCGGTGATGCCACATAGGTGACGAGCCTTGTGACGACTGAAATTAGTCACATATACTATTATGTGACGAATTTGTAGTATTCAGTGATGCTTTGCCATTGTCACTGAAGTcctgttttcttgtagtgaagCGAAATGGGTTTACAAAAAGAATAGTTAGAATTTAATATAAGAAAATGGTTATTATCATCTAAAGGAGGACGGCAAAGGAAGCAAATGGAAATGGTAATAGTAATATTTCTCAATTATACTGTTggatattattgatattttaTTTACTGATACTATGATATATTTTGGTTACTAACTATTTTGATTAGGGTTGTAGATTGTATAATGTTACATTGTATATACATAAGCATTCATGCAAAGGCAAAGCAAGAAAAAATGTTGAATTGTGTAAAGTGTTTGAGTTGTGAGGATATTCAAAGGCTGGAGAATGCCTTGAATATGAAATAATGAACCTTTTTATGTCAGCCGTCGGGGGAAGAGCTTGAATATACAATTGGTTGATtatgaaataatgaaaccttgtTTATGTCAAGGGGAGTGGCTTGGGTATATAAATGAGTGTCGGGGGAGTGCCTATATAATAAAGTGAAagttgataattaaattataaaatttgcACTTAAGGGATGAACGGCTCATATTCTAAGATATTCAGAGCCAAGTGGTATAAGCATGGTATGGGACGTGCAGGCTTGGGTAGCTTAGATATGTGTCACcgggattagaagggagtgaatacattcatccatctcattTTACATATATgcatttgaaaaaattgttgcaTTCTAACTATTATTTACTTGGTACTTTTTGTTGTGAATTAATATATGCACTAATGTTATTCCACTGCTtattcaataaactttatgtAGTAAACTCAAGCGTTTATTATGTAAAAGTTACTAACCAGTGTTATACGATGTATTATGTTTTTGctacaaattattattttattgtaatttttcCTCATCGTGTCTTGGTTAtagaatttatttctatagcTAAAATATGACTTATACCCTAACTTGTGAATACTCCTTATTCGCCAGTCGCAGTGTGACAGTTTTTTTCTTTAGTCACTTAAAGgaaagggactatataaagggtGTTAGGCCATCTTGAACCAAAGAGTCCAGAGAGCCAGAGggtcgaaaatagcccgaaaaccatCTTCAATCGAAGGTCAGGCCAAAGGGGTCGTGGGCCCTACTGGACAAAAAGGGCTAAAGGGCTAACCAGCTGGCCTAAATGAGCTAGCCAATCAGTCCACTGGCtagcccaatttttttttttttttttgttcatttccATTTGCCtggcccctttttttttttgttttttttccatttGCCCAGCccactttagggtttagggcttaggtttttgtttttgtcccagcccattttttgttttttatgccTAGCCcactttattattttttttgaaggtttttattattttattattttttatttctaattttttcttacacaatttctcacatattttcaccattccatactatcttaccttattttatttcaattcttcacattccatACTATAGCTCTTTGACCAtcggttggagacagttttttgtgacagggctaaaacaagccctatggcctcggttggagatggtaagaaatatggccatgtattgttcattaaaatattaatttcttggagggccagagggctaaaacgagccatctggctagccttcggttggagacgacGTTATAACTCTAGCCCTTTCTCTAGGGTTTTGTTAGGAGAAATTGGAGAAGCAtcactctccattttctctgGACAAGGCCGGCAACATAGGTTGGTGTTGCTAGCACCAAACTCATCCCTATGTCACTCATCTCCTTTTCACATATATCATTGGTGTGAAGAAATTAGAGGTTTCCTTTTTGAGAACTTTTGAGATTCTATTCCATCATCCAAATTTACGGGAGTCAAGTAGCAAAGGGTAGCAAAGGAATGAAGGTACTCTTCTGGGTGAATAGCCTTTGCTTACGCAAAGAGGTTTCTACAAAGGAATAACaaatgggaaattttatttagacCCATTTATCCTCTTTCTACACCaaacttattattttttattttgaaattccAAATGTGCCCAATAattctctttctacacccaataagaacaaaaagaaaataataataatttagcaATAGGCAACTCTAGCCATCCTATCTCTTCAAACCTCAACCACCCAGTTTCTAACCTCCCCAACtccccaccaccacctcccTTACCACCCACAAAAATATGGAAATTAGAACATTATTCCCAACAACCCCCgattaaaaaacccaaaagaaacatgtcaatatattttttttcttttttttgaaaaattaatgGTATTATTAATATATGGTCCAACACAATTAGATTCGACATGTCGACAATTTCGGCATAATTCGGACATGTTAGAAGGATTGCATGGAAGATAGAGCTATTGTGTGGCCGGCGAAAGATCGGGAAAGGGACATTGATGGCTATCTTTGGGGGTTTCATTGTGGGTGATAAGAAGATGGAGGTGGGGGGTTGGGGAGGGGTAGAAATTGGCGGTGGTTAAGGTTTGTAGTGATAGCATGGCCCCAGATTTCTAGTGTtggaattttatatttttgttcattttcaTTATGGGTGTAGAAAGAAAATTGTTGGGCAGATTCAGAATTTCAAGATTAAAAACTATAAGTTAGgtataaaaaaagaataaatgggTCTGTATAAAATTTTCCATAACAAATTCATCTCTTTTCTTAtagagttgagtcttggtttaTGAGGTGAAAATTAACTCGACACACAAATAAAACCCTATTATTGataattgtagtaaagatgtaagtagggattaactagggctgctaatcaatgcaaataagactcaaaaacactaaactagactctatagattcaaaactgacttaaaatactccaaacagcaacaaacaatcaaaatgactcaattctagacctaacaagtgatttggacgaaaataaaacttaacttgactcaaaatactaaaagaaaacaggttttgactctaaaaacaataCTTAAGAAaaagggattttgttttgacaaaattaaaacttaaaaacaaaaacttgtaaaacaaactttaaaaactcgaAATTGAATGAAATAGAATAGGTGAAAGcttagttagagggttccttctccacacataaaacatatgcatacgaatcgatttctagttattctttcgataaaccatgaatgacaatgctccaaattaattagattacaccAATtgattctcagatttccctagattcattgaattgaatggataacgcatcacaaccaaattattcttattaagtcccctaactatggaatgcgcatgatagagacacatatcaaagatcattaagttcaatggaaaccataagcattgacgagacattcataactatgaaaagcatgttactcttgcctaggatttacttaacacaatcgtgactagc
This genomic interval from Malus domestica chromosome 05, GDT2T_hap1 contains the following:
- the LOC103417276 gene encoding uncharacterized protein — its product is MFNILLCDAELRLYELESLRVGLNLAEFGTRKTLDRSHQSTLLPLCYMISYIRYMLSPECLSTYCLLPWSTAGHAASGTGLQCLINFYGRYPHIKKKWKLYRTLTNQLRY
- the LOC139196395 gene encoding polyol transporter 5-like, with the protein product MIGVIEIYSLIGSAMAGKTSDWVGRRYTIVISGAIFFIGAILMGFSANYTFLMCGRFVAGIGVGYALTIAPVYSAEVSPTSSRGFLTSFPEVNHGISMCCYKYIPVKWFNNLNRC